In Halorubellus sp. JP-L1, one DNA window encodes the following:
- a CDS encoding CARDB domain-containing protein has product MTTDENVDATVTVEVRDEYNNPKSDVRVNAAVVGDDDGIQGSLVETERTTDEDGRVTFTYDTTENVDGDAKTDTVRVSLDSDPSSGFDESTPEDVKTTVTVKNTDSSGTGGGGGSGSDTFEFSGTSTNSPIVEGEVLSVETSVTNTDAAEGTQIISLSFDGSEVDSKPVTLAPGETKTVTLSYDSAGTVAGDYGITLESEDDTESRTVTIEEPPDTPYFNVKIDSTNDPVLEGDTLKVDTVIENAGDTEDTQSITLDFDGKQVDSRSVNLNPGEQRTITLTYGTVMGDAGNDVGIVLASEDTKANGEVTVEETQAEYDVFVRDTNEPVAAGETLDVVIDVKNTGNGAGEKKVTLDFDQDGNIDDQQFVKLDPGEEKQITLQYDVPSDQSTGDYTVEAASPDTSDTETVSVQQPTDFSVSIDTENTPSEIVEGEEYDVVVTVSNGGGSGTETVDLDVGVLGGETRDVTLDSGESRTITLTYASKDGDAGSYSPAVSAESDSDGTSLTILEDPNFQVTSLSTNSPITEAETLEVTAEIQNTGEVEGTQTVALDFDDDGSVEDTVDLTLGAGATDTVTLTYDAQQGDKGDRDVEVSTEDDVGTTTVEVREDMADRVTYMSGSADTGGDDEAVIFDLRNDGEYDVVVTDFRVEGNFGGVEGEPVEIDKQGGGAPGSRPEVVVDVFGSGTDGTADTGDAFAFGAFYGFADYGSEPQVGVDAVATFTFEQFRTSGGDAVSWNSVQDGSESSYTLKITITFEDGSSKTIYIDADLDN; this is encoded by the coding sequence GTGACGACCGACGAGAACGTGGACGCGACCGTCACAGTCGAGGTCCGCGACGAGTACAACAATCCGAAGAGCGACGTACGCGTGAACGCGGCCGTCGTCGGTGATGACGACGGGATTCAGGGGAGTCTCGTGGAGACCGAACGTACCACCGACGAGGACGGCCGGGTGACGTTCACGTACGACACGACGGAGAACGTGGACGGGGACGCGAAGACGGACACCGTGCGCGTGAGTCTCGATAGCGACCCGAGCAGTGGGTTCGACGAGAGCACGCCAGAGGACGTCAAGACGACGGTGACGGTGAAGAACACGGACAGTAGTGGGACCGGTGGTGGCGGCGGAAGTGGCTCGGATACCTTCGAGTTCAGTGGGACGTCGACGAACAGCCCAATCGTGGAAGGAGAGGTGTTGTCCGTCGAGACGAGCGTGACGAATACGGATGCTGCGGAGGGCACACAGATAATTTCGCTCTCTTTCGATGGCTCGGAAGTCGATAGTAAGCCCGTGACGCTTGCCCCCGGTGAGACGAAGACGGTTACGCTCTCGTACGACTCTGCGGGAACGGTGGCGGGAGACTATGGAATCACTCTGGAGAGCGAGGACGATACCGAATCGAGGACGGTCACGATCGAAGAGCCTCCGGACACGCCGTACTTCAACGTCAAGATAGATTCGACGAACGACCCGGTTCTCGAAGGAGATACTCTCAAAGTCGACACCGTCATAGAGAACGCCGGCGATACTGAGGACACTCAGTCGATCACGCTCGACTTCGACGGGAAACAGGTCGACTCGCGGTCCGTGAACCTCAACCCTGGTGAGCAACGGACTATCACGCTAACGTATGGCACGGTGATGGGGGATGCAGGGAACGACGTCGGGATCGTGCTTGCCAGTGAGGACACGAAAGCGAACGGGGAGGTGACCGTCGAAGAGACGCAAGCGGAGTACGACGTGTTCGTCCGGGACACGAACGAGCCCGTTGCAGCGGGTGAGACGCTCGACGTCGTGATCGACGTGAAGAACACCGGGAATGGAGCGGGCGAAAAGAAGGTCACTCTCGACTTCGATCAGGACGGGAATATCGACGATCAACAGTTCGTCAAACTCGATCCCGGTGAGGAGAAACAGATCACGCTCCAGTACGACGTGCCGAGCGATCAGTCCACGGGCGATTACACGGTCGAAGCCGCAAGTCCCGACACCAGTGATACCGAGACCGTCAGCGTCCAGCAGCCGACGGACTTCAGCGTCTCCATCGACACCGAGAACACGCCGTCCGAGATCGTCGAAGGCGAAGAGTACGACGTCGTCGTCACCGTCTCGAACGGTGGTGGCTCCGGGACTGAGACGGTCGATCTCGACGTCGGGGTTCTCGGCGGCGAGACGAGAGACGTGACGCTCGACAGCGGCGAGTCGAGGACCATCACGCTGACCTACGCCAGCAAGGACGGGGATGCGGGCAGTTACTCGCCCGCGGTCTCTGCCGAGTCGGACTCCGACGGGACCAGCCTGACGATACTGGAAGACCCGAACTTCCAGGTGACGAGCCTCTCGACGAACTCGCCGATCACCGAGGCGGAGACGCTTGAGGTAACGGCCGAGATCCAGAACACGGGCGAGGTGGAGGGAACGCAAACGGTGGCCCTCGACTTCGATGACGACGGGTCGGTCGAGGACACCGTCGACCTAACGCTCGGTGCCGGTGCAACCGACACCGTGACCCTGACGTACGACGCCCAACAGGGCGACAAGGGTGACCGAGACGTGGAAGTCTCGACCGAGGACGACGTCGGGACGACCACGGTCGAGGTTCGCGAGGACATGGCTGATAGAGTCACGTACATGTCCGGAAGCGCAGATACTGGGGGCGATGACGAGGCAGTCATCTTTGATCTGCGGAACGATGGCGAGTACGACGTCGTCGTTACTGATTTCCGCGTCGAAGGTAACTTCGGTGGCGTCGAAGGGGAGCCAGTAGAGATCGATAAGCAAGGTGGCGGGGCCCCGGGAAGCCGTCCCGAAGTCGTAGTGGACGTGTTTGGGTCCGGTACTGACGGGACTGCAGATACCGGGGATGCGTTCGCCTTCGGGGCGTTCTACGGGTTCGCGGATTACGGCTCGGAGCCACAAGTGGGAGTCGATGCCGTGGCCACGTTCACATTCGAACAGTTCCGTACGTCCGGCGGTGACGCGGTTAGCTGGAATAGCGTTCAGGACGGAAGTGAGAGTTCGTACACGCTCAAGATCACGATAACCTTCGAGGACGGGTCGTCAAAGACGATATACATCGACGCCGATCTCGACAATTAA
- a CDS encoding DUF2150 family protein — MSTPPTEFYSAERWQNWIDRIADEELDPEDEDSMRVLDLMQDDAAIAVAKVVAAYDDGELEEEEALEKIGEIHEIVLAEPAFDDEEKLFFVNSVQTSLVVVFYAAEEYVHSGPAEDASVEEYVQAAIDAESQDEMEAALGYLAQAGTRIIDGGELTPNVGDDLEFGPVTDWLNGLASLQSAMEDPEVVEEEDDED, encoded by the coding sequence ATGAGCACTCCCCCGACCGAGTTCTACTCGGCCGAACGCTGGCAGAACTGGATCGACCGCATCGCCGACGAGGAACTCGACCCCGAGGACGAGGACTCGATGCGCGTCCTCGACCTCATGCAGGACGACGCCGCCATCGCGGTCGCGAAGGTCGTCGCCGCGTACGACGACGGCGAACTCGAGGAGGAAGAGGCCCTCGAGAAGATCGGGGAGATCCACGAGATCGTCCTCGCTGAACCCGCGTTCGACGACGAGGAGAAGCTGTTCTTCGTCAACAGCGTCCAGACGAGTCTCGTCGTCGTGTTCTACGCCGCCGAAGAGTACGTCCACAGCGGCCCCGCCGAGGACGCCAGCGTCGAGGAGTACGTGCAGGCCGCGATCGACGCCGAGAGCCAGGACGAGATGGAGGCCGCACTCGGCTACCTCGCGCAAGCCGGGACGCGCATCATCGACGGCGGCGAACTCACGCCGAACGTCGGCGACGACCTCGAATTCGGCCCCGTCACCGACTGGCTGAACGGCCTCGCGAGCCTCCAGAGCGCGATGGAGGACCCCGAGGTCGTCGAGGAAGAGGACGACGAGGACTGA
- a CDS encoding TatD family hydrolase yields MTDPLDTPVLDDHMHLDPDRGRGIDAVEDFHRLGGTHLMVVNKPSWHVLDGLPADEDDFRRVFETTVDVVDRATDVLDGRAWPVLGVHPGLVSHLVDDGRDPDGARDLMQAGIDVAAEYVADGRALALKSGRPHYDVTDAVWDASNDVMRSAFAHGADLDCAVQLHTEGSTDLTEVAEWAEAEGLDRTRVVKHYALGELAGPVPSVMSETDRLEVAAERDDPFLMETDFVDDPDRPGAVLGPKTVPRRVRWLLENGHDEAVRRAHVETPALVYDVDTEATLDRA; encoded by the coding sequence ATGACCGACCCCCTCGACACCCCCGTCCTCGACGACCACATGCACCTCGACCCCGACCGCGGTCGCGGCATCGACGCCGTGGAGGACTTCCACCGCCTCGGCGGCACGCACCTCATGGTCGTGAACAAGCCCTCCTGGCACGTCCTCGACGGCCTCCCCGCCGACGAGGACGACTTCAGACGAGTGTTCGAGACCACCGTCGACGTCGTCGACCGCGCGACCGACGTCCTCGACGGCCGCGCGTGGCCCGTCCTCGGCGTCCACCCCGGCCTCGTCTCCCACCTCGTCGACGACGGCCGCGACCCCGATGGCGCACGCGACCTGATGCAGGCCGGAATCGACGTCGCCGCCGAGTACGTCGCCGATGGGCGCGCGCTCGCCCTGAAGTCCGGCCGCCCGCACTACGACGTCACCGACGCCGTCTGGGACGCGTCGAACGACGTGATGCGGTCGGCGTTCGCACACGGCGCCGACCTCGACTGCGCGGTACAACTCCACACGGAGGGCTCGACCGACCTGACCGAGGTCGCCGAGTGGGCCGAAGCCGAGGGCCTCGACCGCACGCGCGTCGTCAAGCACTACGCGCTCGGCGAACTCGCCGGCCCCGTCCCGAGCGTGATGAGCGAGACGGATCGCCTCGAGGTCGCCGCCGAACGCGACGACCCGTTCCTGATGGAGACCGACTTCGTCGACGACCCCGACCGACCGGGCGCGGTCCTCGGCCCGAAGACCGTGCCACGACGCGTCCGCTGGCTCCTCGAGAACGGCCACGACGAGGCCGTGCGTCGCGCACACGTCGAGACGCCGGCGCTCGTCTACGACGTCGACACCGAAGCGACGCTCGACCGCGCCTGA